The region ATTTTTTTCTTAAGTTTACTTGGATTGACTGGATGTACATATGAGAAGTATGATGTTAAATTTCTCGACTCAAGTTATAATCGATTTGATTATAAAGGAGAGCATTATGGTGTAACTAATCAATTAATTTCATATGAAGATATTGAAAGTAAAGTAAGCAATCATGATGATACTTATGAAATATCTTACGATGATTCCAATAATGAAATAAAGAATGATTTGTTGGAGATTGGTGACTTATATCAGACCAAAAATAGAGAATTTGCCATAAAAATTGATAGTACTTTCTATAAATGTAGACTAGTTGATAATATTTCTAAAGAAGAACTACTAAAAGTTTCTGACTTATTTAATGTTCATTTAGTAGGAGGATTTGCTATCAATGAGCAAGAAGCCAGAGAGTTGAAGATAGGGGAACAATCATTTACAATTACTGAAGAAATTATTCCTAAAGAAGAGCTTAGTGCTACAGTTGCTAACTTAGATAATCAAGTGAAGTCAGTCACTAGATTATCAGGGGAGCACGAAAGTTGGAAATATGGAGAAATTTGTTCTTTAAAAAATCAGTCTATCCATGAGAAAGTAGCAGTTAAATTGAATGGAGAATATCATTTGGCTTTCTTAAGAAGTTAAACTGGGCAAAAAGTCTTTAAAAGAAAAAACGCCAAATAATAGAGCGACTACATTAGTAGCTTAAAGACATGATTAAACCGCTATTCTTAGGAGTAGTGGTTTTTCTTTTTGTTTAAAAAGGGGGCGAGTAAGTAATTTTCTAACTGTTTAACTCAACCAAAAAATCCTCAATCGGAGCGATTGAGGATTGAGCAAATAACTCTTAAACAATACCTTGGGCAATCATAGCGTTTGCTACATTTTCAAAGGCAGCAATGTTAGCTCCTGCAAGGTAGTCTTTATCAAGACCATATGTTTCTGAAGTTGTTTTAGCTGTGTTGAAGATGTTTGTCATGATGTCTTTGAGACGTCCATCAACTTCTTCACGAGTCCATGAGAGGCGAAGGCTATTTTGGCTCATTTCAAGGGCTGAAACGGCTACACCACCAGCGTTGGCAGCTTTGGCAGGTCCGTAGAAGATACCATTTTCTTTGTAGACTTTGATGGCATCAAGGTCGCTTGGCATGTTGGCACCTTCAGATACACAGATCACGCCTTGAGCAACCAAACGTTTAGCTGCTTCACCGTTGATTTCGTTTTGAGTCGCACATGGAAGCGCGATGTCATAGTTTCCAGCGTAAGTCCATACAGAACCTTCATGATAAGTAGCAGTTGCTTTTTCAGCTGCATACTCAGTCAAACGAGCGCGACGTTTTTCTTTAACGTCAACCAAAAGATCGAAGTCGATACCATTTTCATCGATGACATAACCATTTGAATCAGATACAGAGATAACAGTTGCACCAAGTTCAGTCGCTTTTTGAAGAGCGTATTGAGCAACGTTACCAGAACCTGAAATAACAACTTTCTTACCAGCAAAACTATTACCGTTAGCTTTAAGCATTTCTTCAGTGTAGTAAACCAAACCGTAACCAGTTGCTTCTGGACGAATCAAACTACCACCAAATCCAAGAGGTTTACCAGTCAAGACACCAGCATCAAATTGGTTAAGGCGTTTGTATTGACCGTAAAGGTAACCAATTTCACGTCCACCAACACCGATATCACCAGCAGGTACGTCAAGTGATGGGCCGATGTATTTTTGCAATTCAGTCATGAAGCTTTGGCAGAAGCGCATCACTTCAGCATCTGTTTTACCTTTAGGATCGAAGTCTGATCCACCTTTACCTCCACCGATAGGAAGTCCAGTCAAGACGTTTTTAAAGATTTGTTCAAATCCGAGGAATTTCAAAATCCCTTGGTTTACAGTTGGGTGGAAACGAAGTCCGCCTTTGTATGGTCCAACAGCTGAGTTGAACTGAACACGGTAGCCGCGGTTTACTTGAACTTTTCCATCACGGTCAACCCAAGGAACACGGAAAGAAATCACGCGCTCTGGTTCAGTAATACGTGCCAAGATATTTTCTTCGATATACTCAGGGTGTTTTTCAAATACAGGTTCTAAAGTGTTGAAAAATTCTTCAACAGCTTGGAGGAACTCAGCCTCGTGCCCGTTACGAGCTTTTACAGTTTCAAACACGCTTTGGATATATTCTTTAGCAGATGTCATATCGTTCTCCTTTTGTTGTCATATTTTATTACGTGAGTCATTATAGCAGAATTTTTTTTAACTGTAAAGAGAAAAAACAAAAATTTTCTAAAAATTCTTTCAATTTGATTTTTGGGATTGTTTTAAATTGGAATTTTTTATAATAGATAAAAATACGAACGTTTTTCTTATAAATGACTTTCTTAAAAAGAAAAGCTGAAAATATGGTATAATATTAGCAATAAAAGGAATCTGGAGGATCAGAATCATGGTATCAACGAAAACGCAAATTGCTGGTTTTGAGTTTGATAATTGTTTGATGAATGCAGCAGGTGTGGCTTGTATGACGATAGAGGAGTTAGAGGGCGTTAAAAACTCAGCGGCAGGAACCTTTGTCACGAAGACAGCGACCTTGGACTTTCGTCAGGGAAATCCTGAGCCACGCTATCAAGATGTTCCCCTTGGTTCTATCAACTCTATGGGATTACCGAATAATGGCTTAGATTATTATTTGGACTATCTTTTGGATCTGCAGGAAAAAGAGCCGAACCGGACTTTCTTCTTATCTCTAGTTGGCATGTCTCCAGAGGAAACCCATACTATCTTGAAAAAAGTCCAAGAGAGTGAGTTTCGTGGTCTGACTGAGCTAAATCTTTCCTGTCCAAATGTTCCAGGGAAACCTCAGATTGCCTATGATTTTGAGACAACTGATCGAATTTTATCAGAAGTATTTGCCTACTTTACCAAACCTCTTGGAATTAAGCTCCCACCTTATTTTGATATTGTTCACTTTGACCAAGCGGCAGCTATTTTCAACAAGTACCCGCTCAAGTTTGTCAACTGTGTTAACTCTATCGGAAACGGCCTTTATATAGAAGATGAGTCCGTCGTTATTCGTCCTAAAAATGGTTTTGGGGGGATTGGTGGAGAGTATATCAAACCGACTGCTTTAGCTAATGTTCATGCCTTTTATCAACGCTTAAACCCTCAAATTCAAATTATTGGTACAGGTGGCGTTTTGACTGGTCGTGATGCCTTTGAACATATCCTCTGTGGAGCAAGTATGGTGCAGGTGGGAACCACCCTTCACAAAGAAGGAGTTGGTGCTTTTGATCGTATTACTAATGAACTGAAAGCAATCATGGAGGAAAAAGGGTACGAAAGCCTAGAAGATTTCCGTGGGAAATTGCACTATATTGATTAAATGAACTAAAAAGTTAGAAGAAAGGAGAGAAGATGCTAGCCATTGAAGAAAGTCAGAAGTTGACTTTATCAAATTTACCGAGCCTGAGCCTTTTTACAGGGACAGATCAGGGTCAGTTTGAAGTTATGAAGAGTCAAGTATTGAAACAGATTGGTTATGATTCTGCTGACCTTAACTTTGCCTACTTTGATATGAAAGAAGTAGCTTACAAGGATGTGGAACTGGAGTTGGTCAGCCTTCCTTTCTTTGCAGATGAGAAAATCGTGATATTAGATTATTTTGTCGATATCACAACTGCTAAAAAGCGCTTTTTGACAGATGATGAGCTCAAGTCGTTTGAAGAATACCTTGACAATCCTTCGCCAACAACCAAGTTGTTGATATTTGCGGAAGGAAAGCTGGATAGCAAAAGACGGTTGGTTAAATTACTTAAGCGTGATGCCAAGGTTTTTGATGCAGTAGAAGCTAAAGAACAAGAACTGCGCCAGTATTTTCAAAAGTGGAGTCAGGAACAAGGCCTGCAGTTTGCCAATAATTCTTTTGAAAATCTCCTTATCAAGTCGGGTTTTCAATTTAGTGAAATCCATAAAAATCTCCTTTTTTTACAGTCCTATAAGGAAGACTCTGTTATCGAGGAAGAGGATATTGTTAACGCAATTCCCAAGACCTTACAGGACAATATTTTTGATTTAACTCAGTTTATTCTGACTAAAAAGATGGATCAGGCGCGAGATTTGGTTAGAGACTTGACCTTGCAAGGTGAAGATGAAATCAAATTGATTGCAGTCATGCTAGGACAATTTCGGACTTTTACTCAGGTGAAAATTTTGGCGGAGTCTGGACAAACAGAATCGCAGATTGCAAGTAGTTTAGGCAGTTTTCTGGGACGAAATCCCAATCCCTATCAAATAAAGTTTGCGCTGAGGGATTCGCGAGGACTTTCCTTGAGCTTTTTGAAGCAAGCTATTTCTTATTTAATTGAGACAGACTATCAGATTAAAACAGGTCTTTATGAAAAAGGTTTCCTTTTTGAAAAGGCACTCATACAGATTGCTAGTCAGGTAAATTGATACTCTTCGAAAATCAAATTCAAACCACGTCAACGTCGCCTTGCCGTACTCAAGTACAGCCTGCGGCTAGTTTCCTAGTTTGCTCTTTGATTTTCATTGAGTATGATATTATTTTGGAAACTACAACCCGCGTCAGGACTATCTTGTCGTGGGTTTCTTAGTGATTTCTTCATCTATAAGCAAAAAACTTGAAAAAAGTGAATGTTTGCGTTATCA is a window of Streptococcus mitis DNA encoding:
- the holA gene encoding DNA polymerase III subunit delta produces the protein MLAIEESQKLTLSNLPSLSLFTGTDQGQFEVMKSQVLKQIGYDSADLNFAYFDMKEVAYKDVELELVSLPFFADEKIVILDYFVDITTAKKRFLTDDELKSFEEYLDNPSPTTKLLIFAEGKLDSKRRLVKLLKRDAKVFDAVEAKEQELRQYFQKWSQEQGLQFANNSFENLLIKSGFQFSEIHKNLLFLQSYKEDSVIEEEDIVNAIPKTLQDNIFDLTQFILTKKMDQARDLVRDLTLQGEDEIKLIAVMLGQFRTFTQVKILAESGQTESQIASSLGSFLGRNPNPYQIKFALRDSRGLSLSFLKQAISYLIETDYQIKTGLYEKGFLFEKALIQIASQVN
- a CDS encoding dihydroorotate oxidase; protein product: MVSTKTQIAGFEFDNCLMNAAGVACMTIEELEGVKNSAAGTFVTKTATLDFRQGNPEPRYQDVPLGSINSMGLPNNGLDYYLDYLLDLQEKEPNRTFFLSLVGMSPEETHTILKKVQESEFRGLTELNLSCPNVPGKPQIAYDFETTDRILSEVFAYFTKPLGIKLPPYFDIVHFDQAAAIFNKYPLKFVNCVNSIGNGLYIEDESVVIRPKNGFGGIGGEYIKPTALANVHAFYQRLNPQIQIIGTGGVLTGRDAFEHILCGASMVQVGTTLHKEGVGAFDRITNELKAIMEEKGYESLEDFRGKLHYID
- the gdhA gene encoding NADP-specific glutamate dehydrogenase; the encoded protein is MTSAKEYIQSVFETVKARNGHEAEFLQAVEEFFNTLEPVFEKHPEYIEENILARITEPERVISFRVPWVDRDGKVQVNRGYRVQFNSAVGPYKGGLRFHPTVNQGILKFLGFEQIFKNVLTGLPIGGGKGGSDFDPKGKTDAEVMRFCQSFMTELQKYIGPSLDVPAGDIGVGGREIGYLYGQYKRLNQFDAGVLTGKPLGFGGSLIRPEATGYGLVYYTEEMLKANGNSFAGKKVVISGSGNVAQYALQKATELGATVISVSDSNGYVIDENGIDFDLLVDVKEKRRARLTEYAAEKATATYHEGSVWTYAGNYDIALPCATQNEINGEAAKRLVAQGVICVSEGANMPSDLDAIKVYKENGIFYGPAKAANAGGVAVSALEMSQNSLRLSWTREEVDGRLKDIMTNIFNTAKTTSETYGLDKDYLAGANIAAFENVANAMIAQGIV
- a CDS encoding NisI/SpaI family lantibiotic immunity lipoprotein — translated: MKFKKIYLSVIFFLSLLGLTGCTYEKYDVKFLDSSYNRFDYKGEHYGVTNQLISYEDIESKVSNHDDTYEISYDDSNNEIKNDLLEIGDLYQTKNREFAIKIDSTFYKCRLVDNISKEELLKVSDLFNVHLVGGFAINEQEARELKIGEQSFTITEEIIPKEELSATVANLDNQVKSVTRLSGEHESWKYGEICSLKNQSIHEKVAVKLNGEYHLAFLRS